A genomic stretch from Polaromonas hydrogenivorans includes:
- a CDS encoding transposase, translated as MEDALILFFVWILHNPRMLRVDQLSAQDFVGLSPGAAAELAARVLAHVGEQSRQIESQAQAIGFRDAKIASITFELRRLKAWRFGAKTECMSAEQRQLFEETLAADQADLVSRHEKFDADNGGWNITKSPCQSRKEPSCRASQAKARTRRPRSSMP; from the coding sequence TTGGAGGATGCCCTGATTCTCTTTTTTGTGTGGATTTTGCACAATCCACGCATGCTCCGCGTGGACCAACTCAGCGCCCAAGACTTTGTCGGTCTGAGCCCTGGCGCCGCTGCCGAATTGGCCGCCCGTGTGTTGGCACACGTTGGCGAGCAGAGCCGGCAAATCGAATCCCAGGCCCAGGCCATCGGGTTCAGGGATGCCAAGATCGCAAGCATCACCTTTGAGCTGCGCCGCCTCAAGGCCTGGCGCTTCGGTGCCAAGACCGAATGCATGTCTGCCGAGCAGCGCCAGTTGTTTGAAGAAACGCTGGCAGCCGACCAGGCAGACCTAGTGTCGCGTCACGAGAAGTTTGACGCGGACAATGGGGGATGGAACATTACAAAGTCACCTTGTCAGAGCAGGAAAGAGCCGAGTTGCAGGGCATCGCAGGCAAAGGCACGCACGCGGCGTCCAAGGTCATCAATGCCTTGA
- a CDS encoding IS110 family transposase — translation MKLTTFGIDLAKNVFQVHGIDEHGKVLVKKQLRRDQMATFFVNLPPCLIGMEACGSAHHWARKLQAMGHTVRLMAPQFVKPYVKSNKNDAVDAEAICEAVGRPNMRFVPIKNVEQQAVLALHRVRQGFVKARTAQANQIRGLLGEFGLIVPQGIGYITTRVPELIEDAENSLPGSFRQLVQRLLDHLKELDRQVEEIEAQIQAWHRNSELSMRLAQVPGIGPITASALVASVGDAKNFDDGRQLAAWLGLVPRQHSSGGKSNLLGMSKRGDSYLRTLLIHGARSVIYRAGQKADPCSWINSVVKRRNKNVAAVALANKNARIVWALLAHGRCYEKGYRKAVVEAD, via the coding sequence ATGAAGCTTACGACTTTTGGCATTGACCTGGCAAAAAACGTCTTTCAGGTCCACGGAATTGATGAGCATGGCAAGGTACTCGTGAAGAAGCAGCTTCGTCGAGATCAGATGGCCACGTTCTTTGTAAACCTCCCGCCGTGCCTGATTGGAATGGAAGCCTGTGGCAGCGCGCATCACTGGGCGCGCAAGCTCCAGGCGATGGGCCACACGGTCCGCCTGATGGCGCCGCAGTTCGTCAAGCCGTATGTCAAGTCCAACAAGAACGATGCCGTTGACGCCGAGGCCATCTGCGAGGCAGTAGGCCGACCCAACATGCGCTTCGTGCCGATCAAGAACGTGGAGCAGCAGGCAGTGCTCGCGTTGCACCGGGTTCGCCAGGGTTTCGTGAAAGCGCGCACCGCCCAGGCCAACCAGATTCGCGGGCTCCTTGGGGAGTTCGGCCTTATCGTTCCCCAGGGTATTGGTTACATCACCACGCGGGTTCCTGAACTGATCGAAGACGCTGAAAACTCACTGCCGGGCTCTTTCCGCCAGCTTGTCCAGCGGCTGCTTGACCATCTCAAGGAGCTCGACCGGCAGGTCGAAGAAATTGAGGCGCAGATCCAGGCATGGCATCGAAACAGCGAACTCAGCATGAGGCTCGCGCAGGTGCCTGGTATCGGCCCCATCACGGCAAGCGCTCTGGTCGCCTCCGTGGGAGATGCGAAGAACTTCGACGACGGCCGGCAGTTGGCCGCGTGGCTGGGCCTGGTGCCCCGGCAGCACTCTTCTGGAGGCAAATCAAACTTGCTGGGCATGAGCAAGCGTGGCGACAGCTACCTTCGTACTTTGCTGATACACGGCGCGCGCTCGGTCATCTACCGTGCCGGGCAAAAGGCAGACCCGTGCAGCTGGATCAATTCAGTGGTTAAACGGCGCAACAAGAATGTCGCGGCAGTCGCGCTGGCCAACAAGAATGCCCGAATCGTCTGGGCGTTGCTGGCCCACGGCCGGTGCTATGAGAAGGGCTACCGCAAGGCGGTCGTCGAGGCCGACTGA
- the tnpA gene encoding IS66-like element accessory protein TnpA, translating into MASKTRTTQVPKRRFYSPELKLQVVQTCAQPGASIAAVALQHGINANIVHRWIREHSQGTLVIEPQAFVPVTLSTEPEPVAIQPVAVAATAEIRMELRRGTSSVTVMWPSELASDCGAWLREWLR; encoded by the coding sequence ATGGCGAGTAAGACTCGCACCACCCAGGTCCCCAAGCGCCGGTTCTACAGCCCTGAACTCAAGCTGCAGGTTGTCCAGACATGCGCGCAGCCTGGCGCGTCCATTGCTGCAGTAGCCCTGCAACACGGCATCAATGCCAACATCGTGCACCGATGGATACGTGAGCATAGCCAGGGAACGCTGGTCATTGAGCCACAGGCGTTTGTGCCGGTCACCTTGAGCACGGAGCCCGAACCCGTTGCCATCCAACCTGTGGCGGTGGCGGCCACGGCAGAAATCCGAATGGAATTGCGGCGCGGCACCTCCTCGGTGACGGTGATGTGGCCGAGCGAACTGGCAAGCGATTGTGGCGCCTGGCTGCGCGAGTGGCTACGATGA
- the tnpB gene encoding IS66 family insertion sequence element accessory protein TnpB (TnpB, as the term is used for proteins encoded by IS66 family insertion elements, is considered an accessory protein, since TnpC, encoded by a neighboring gene, is a DDE family transposase.) codes for MIRIDALWLATTPIDMRMGTERLLARVVQVFGAAQAHHGYLFANARGNRMKLLLHDGFGMWCAARRLNQGGFEWPRAGADRATSMTLTKQQFDALVLGLPWSRLEQMQSITRV; via the coding sequence ATGATCCGCATTGACGCGCTGTGGCTGGCAACCACCCCGATAGACATGCGCATGGGAACGGAGCGTTTGTTGGCACGGGTGGTGCAGGTGTTCGGGGCGGCCCAGGCCCATCATGGATACCTCTTTGCTAACGCCCGTGGCAACCGCATGAAGCTGCTGCTGCACGATGGCTTTGGCATGTGGTGCGCGGCCCGGCGGCTCAATCAAGGCGGGTTTGAATGGCCACGCGCTGGCGCCGATAGGGCCACCTCGATGACGCTGACAAAGCAGCAATTCGATGCCCTGGTGTTGGGACTTCCGTGGAGCCGGCTGGAACAAATGCAGTCCATTACGCGGGTGTAG
- a CDS encoding IS630 family transposase (programmed frameshift) yields MEHYKVTLSEQERAELQGIAGKGTHAASKVINALILLNCDQAGERTERPRTCDIAAMLCVSERKVDRVKKKFVLEGLDPTLNRQPSKCEYDLKIDGRLEAQLLALSCSAPPEGCARWSLRLLADRLVELEYVDSVSHETVRRALKKNELKPWRKVGWVIAPQASAAFVAAMEKVLDLYSRPYDPKHPVVCMDETPRQLIRETREPIAAAAGRPERHDYEYERCGVCNVFMASEPLAGRRLTKVTERRTKLDWAVFVQDIAASYPDAERITLVMDNLNTHTAGSLYEAFAPGQAKALWDRFEFVYTPKHGSWLNMAEIEINVLVKQCLSRRIDNIETVRSEVAAWQARRDNLQAKVNWQFTTKDARVKLKPLYPTTTS; encoded by the exons ATGGAACATTACAAAGTCACCTTGTCAGAGCAGGAAAGAGCCGAGTTGCAGGGCATCGCAGGCAAAGGCACGCACGCGGCGTCCAAGGTCATCAATGCCTTGATACTGCTCAACTGCGACCAAGCTGGGGAACGCACCGAGCGACCCCGCACTTGCGACATCGCAGCCATGCTGTGCGTGAGCGAGCGCAAGGTGGACCGGGTGAAAAAGAAGTTTGTCCTGGAAGGCCTGGATCCGACCCTGAACCGCCAGCCCTCCAAGTGCGAATACGACCTGAAGATCGATGGCCGCCTGGAGGCGCAGCTGCTCGCCCTGAGCTGCTCGGCGCCACCCGAAGGCTGTGCTCGCTGGTCGCTGCGGCTGCTGGCCGACCGGCTGGTCGAGCTGGAGTATGTGGACAGCGTCTCGCACGAGACGGTGCGCCGGGCGCTGA AAAAAAACGAACTCAAGCCCTGGAGGAAGGTCGGCTGGGTGATCGCGCCGCAAGCCAGCGCCGCCTTCGTGGCCGCCATGGAAAAGGTGCTGGACCTCTACAGCCGGCCCTACGATCCAAAGCACCCGGTGGTGTGCATGGATGAGACGCCCCGGCAACTGATTCGCGAGACCCGCGAGCCCATTGCCGCAGCTGCTGGCCGGCCCGAGCGCCATGACTACGAGTACGAACGCTGTGGCGTGTGCAACGTCTTCATGGCCAGCGAGCCGCTGGCCGGGCGGCGCCTGACCAAGGTCACCGAGCGCAGAACCAAACTGGACTGGGCTGTATTTGTGCAGGACATTGCTGCCAGCTACCCCGACGCCGAGCGCATCACGCTGGTCATGGACAACCTGAATACGCACACAGCGGGCTCACTGTACGAGGCGTTTGCCCCCGGGCAGGCCAAGGCGCTGTGGGACCGCTTCGAGTTCGTCTACACCCCGAAGCACGGCAGCTGGCTCAATATGGCGGAAATCGAGATCAACGTGCTCGTCAAGCAATGCCTGAGCCGGCGCATCGACAACATCGAGACCGTGCGCAGCGAGGTCGCTGCCTG